The sequence TCGGTTTCTCAAGAAATTTTTCGATCTTCCCCTCTTCATTGGCGATCACCACACCAAATTCCAAAGGGTTATCTACAGAGGTTAATGTAATGGTCAGTTTGGACTTTTTTTCTTTATGGTAGTCAAAGATCTTCTGGAAATCAAAATCTGTTACAAGGTCTCCACTGATAATGATAAAGTTCTCATTTCCTATGTACTCTTCTGCCAGTTTTACCGCACCAGCCGTACCATAATCATCATCAGGTACCACATATGTGATCTTAATACCAAATGCACTTCCGTCACCAAAATGCTCTTGAATGATCTCTGGCTTGAAATAGAGTAGAACTATAAACTCTGTAATACCTAAGTCCTTCAAGGTCATCATTGTGTGTTCCATCATCGGTTTATTCATGATAGGTAACATTGGTTTTGGACGAGAATTAGTCAGTGGCTGGATCCTGGTTCCAAATCCACCTGCCATAACAACTGCTTTCATTTCTACTCCTGGTTATGATATCTATGACACGCTAACTATAAAATATCCCTTTATAATTCAAGTAAAGAGTTTTGGCTTCCAAAGGGGGAAGGCACAGAAGAGCACTGATCTTCTGTAAACCATTGCTCACCATTGACCATATATCCAAACTCGAAACTATCACCTTTATTGAGTACCTTTGTAAGGTAATAATCACCATTTTTTTTCTTTTTCATCGGTTCAGCTTTCCAAGTGTTCCACTCTCCCAAAAGTGTTATATCCTCTATCGGGTCCATTGAAGAGACAGTAAAGGTAACCCACACTTTTTCGCCATTCTTTTTAATCGCAAGCATATGTACTCCTTATGAAAGTATTTTTAATTATATACCAAAAAATATCCAACTATTTTTCATATACTGCTTGATTATTAATCAATTATAAAATATGATAACTTTTTATATTTTGACCTAACTAGAATATTTTCCAAGTGCTAATGAAGATACTATAATAAAAAAGATACATTTTAATATCAGTGAGTAGAGTAGAAGAAGAGTTCGAACCCTTGTATGATCAAGAGTCCGAACCTATATGTATTGCAGTATTCTTAATAAAAATAGAGATTAAACACAATTGCTTTGTTTGACCTACTACTTTTATAATTAAATATTTATATTTTATTAGAATTAATCATCATCCTCTTCATCAGGAATGCCGTCATTATCATCGTCGTCATCGTCATCATCATTGATACCATCATTGTCGTCATCGTCGTCATCGTCATCATTCAAGCCATCGTTATCATCATCTACATCATGATTATTTGTGATACCATCACCATCAGTATCATTATCTTCTATACCGTCACCATCATCATCCGTATCCTCATCATCCAAGATACCATCATTATCATCATCGTCATCATCATGATTACTCAAAGTATCATTGTCATCATTGTCATATACATCTAGAAGTCCATCCCCATCCTGATCCATTGGATCATTCTCAAGTTCAACTGAGAGTAGACCATTTTCTATTTCAATTTCCAATATTTCGTCTGAAACACCATCACCGTCACTATCTACAATAAGATCACGATCCATAGCCAGATCTACATGCCCCAGGTTAACATCCCCTTCTGCTCTGAAAAGTGTACTATTACCATCAACTGTGACAATTCCAATAGGTGTGACGACTTTATTATTAGGATCATCTTCGTTTGTCGTCATCACAATACGACAATCAGTATTCAGCGGAACATCTATCTCAAATGGGTGTTGATCCGTACCGTTTTGCACCGATTGAGTGGAGTAGTAACTACCATCTTCACAAAATACTTCTATACGTGTACCTGGAACTGTACCACTCACTTTTGCTGTTGGCTCTACAAGTGTTTGTTGTGTAGAGGTACTCCCTCCACAACCAACCAAAGAAAAACCTACTAGGGTGGAGAACAACCCGCCTGTTAAAATATGAAACCTTTTCAAACCTTATCCTTTACATCATTTAATATATTGTTTAGTTAAATGTTGTTCAAACAGTGAAACCACTTTGATAGCCCGGAAATTTTGAGAGACCCGGACATTCCAGTAGTAGCTTTACTACCTATTTGAAAGAACAAAACAGCCTTGAATTAAATATGATGAGTGAACAACCTATCGAAAGGATTAAAGGAAGTAATGAAGTATTCATTATGGCAACCCCGCTATCTACATGAGACCGGAGGCTTTCCGTCCTTGCTTCGCAACAAGTTTGGCACAACAATAATATTTAATAAATCAGATATATTATACGCAAGAAATATAAAACTTTTTCTCTAATTGGTAACAATTTGATAACATTGATAGGATGCAACAAACCCTATGATCCCTATGTAAAAAATGTATATTTACATTCGGTTAGTGTAGTTCATATACACTTCTTCTTACATAGCAACCAAAAACATGAAAAGCCAATTTCATGTTAACTCCTCATTTAAAACTTCCCCTTGTATTTGGTTGCTATCATCTATCAACATTGCACTTACCCTTTGATACATACCTTTGGTTTTAAAAAAGCTACCCTTCTTGCCAATCCTGCTTTTTCAGTCGCTTCTGCAACGAGATCTACATCCTTATAGGCATCAGGAGCTTCTTCGGCAACACCGCGCATGGATGCAGAACGGATGAGTATACCCTTTTGCGCAAGCTCCTGTACAACTTGCTTTCCTCTCCACAGTTTGAGTGCCTGATGACGGCTCATTGCGCGGCCCGCCCCGTGACTTGCTGAAGAGAAGGCTCTCGCCTCACCCTCTGCGCTGCCTGCCAGTATATAGGATCCCGTTCCCATACTTCCACCGATGATCACAGGTTGACCGACACTCCTATAACGTACCGGTATATCGGGATGTCCTGGACCAAAAGCACGCGTTGCACCTTTACGGTGCACCCATAAGGTACGCTCCACACCATTTACCAAGTGGGTCTCTTTTTTACAGGTATTATGGGAGACATCGTAGAGTGTCTCTAGCTTCACATTTTTAAATAGTCCCTCAAAAACATTTCTGGTCATATGGGTCAGTACCTGCCTGTTTGCCATCGCACAATTGATCGCTGCATTCATAGCACCGATATACTCTTGCCCCTCAGGTGAATGGATAGGTGCACAGGCAAGTTCCCTGTCAGGCAGTGAGATTCCAAGACGTGTTGCAGCTTTTGCAAGCGATACAAGATACTCCGTACCGATCTGATGTCCCAGTGCCCGAGAACCGCAATGGATCGATACAACGATCTGTCCTTCTTTGATACCAAATGCCTCTGCTGCTTTTTCATCATAGATCTTGGCAACTTCCTGAACTTCAAGGTAATGGTTTCCGGAACCAAGAGTCCCTACTTCTCCAAGTTGCCGTTCTTTAGCCAGGGGTGAAATATTCTCAGGCCGTGCACCTTGCATCTTACCCATCTCTTCAATGAAACTCAGGTCTTCACCTAACCCATACCCATGGTGGATCGCCCATTGGGCACCACCTCTAAGAACATCATCCAGCTCATCAACCGTGAGCCTGAGTTTTCCTTCTCTACCTACACCTGCAGGTATCGTACGGGAAAGCTCATCCGCCAGCTTTGTAAGATCTGTAGATGTCAGATCTTCCCTCATCAGGTCCGTACGCAAGCATCGAATACCACAAGAGATGTCAAATCCCACACCACCTGCAGAGATGATACCCCCTTCTTCAGCATCAAAAGCAGCAACGCCTCCTATGGGAAATCCGTAACCCCAGTGTGCATCTGGCATTGTCATAGCTTCACCTACCAAACCCGGCAGAGTAGCGACATTAGTGATCTGCTCCAACACTTTATCATCCATACTTGTCAATAATGGCTCTGAACCGTATAAGCGTATACCGCTTCTTTTT is a genomic window of Sulfurovum sp. XGS-02 containing:
- a CDS encoding RtcB family protein; translated protein: MNMNLLEKIDDYTWTIPLKAGEKRSGIRLYGSEPLLTSMDDKVLEQITNVATLPGLVGEAMTMPDAHWGYGFPIGGVAAFDAEEGGIISAGGVGFDISCGIRCLRTDLMREDLTSTDLTKLADELSRTIPAGVGREGKLRLTVDELDDVLRGGAQWAIHHGYGLGEDLSFIEEMGKMQGARPENISPLAKERQLGEVGTLGSGNHYLEVQEVAKIYDEKAAEAFGIKEGQIVVSIHCGSRALGHQIGTEYLVSLAKAATRLGISLPDRELACAPIHSPEGQEYIGAMNAAINCAMANRQVLTHMTRNVFEGLFKNVKLETLYDVSHNTCKKETHLVNGVERTLWVHRKGATRAFGPGHPDIPVRYRSVGQPVIIGGSMGTGSYILAGSAEGEARAFSSASHGAGRAMSRHQALKLWRGKQVVQELAQKGILIRSASMRGVAEEAPDAYKDVDLVAEATEKAGLARRVAFLKPKVCIKG